Proteins co-encoded in one Euzebyales bacterium genomic window:
- the alaS gene encoding alanine--tRNA ligase, with protein MRSDEIRRTFLDFFAERGHRIWPSASLIPSDPTLLLTVAGMVPFKPYFLGEATPDNPRAVSVQKVVRTNDIENVGHTTRHLTFFEMLGNFSFGDYFKAEIIPWAYQLSTEGFGFDPERLWATVYDEDAEAFDLWASLTDIPPERIQRRGRDDNYWDMGVAGPCGPCSEIFFDRGPEHGPDGGPVVDETRFLEFWNLVFMQFEQDDDGNIVGELPRKNVDTGVGFERLAMLLQGVANVFETDVIRPMLERASQLTGVGYGTAEKSNISLRVIADHARSSSFLIADGVLPSNEARGYILRRLLRRAVRHLRLLGSDKPMLPDMVVSVIDTLGAAWPELVTQRELITRVAAAEEDSFGRTLRTGMGMLSTAIDETKQRGEQKLSGSTAFKLHDTYGFPVELTLEIAAEEGLDLDSDVFAAEMEAQRERARRAARREDGEGPDTDAYRRVAQQSAVDFVGYDRSEADAPVAALLDRAGTIERAQEGDEVEVVLPVTPFYAEGGGQLGDHGVIETPTGRLQVVDTVEPLDGLIVHRARVDAGEVAVGQDAHARIDRERRAAITRGHTATHILHATLKDELGEHAAQAGSAIDAGRFRFDFPHFSAVSADQLQQVEARVNRRIAQSPDITTEIMSHADARRIGATALFGEKYGEIVRVVRIGDFSAELCGGTHVHRTPDIGVFSILSEGSIAANLRRIEALTGAEALAHLSRERLVAEQVAQMLKVSPDEVVERVAGLIDRLRAAEKELVRVRQQALLAAAGSLTEGAERVNSAQVLAAAVQGADRDGLKTLALDLRQRLGESVVVLGDVTEDGKAQLVAAVSAGLVARGIEAREVLQPGARVVGGGAGGRGEVAQAGGREGGALAEALDVCRRTARELVGSLS; from the coding sequence ATGCGGTCAGATGAGATCCGTCGGACGTTCCTCGACTTCTTCGCCGAGCGCGGCCACCGGATCTGGCCATCGGCGTCGTTGATCCCCAGCGACCCGACGTTGCTTCTCACAGTCGCGGGCATGGTGCCATTCAAGCCCTACTTCCTGGGTGAGGCGACCCCTGACAACCCGCGCGCGGTCAGTGTCCAGAAGGTGGTGCGCACGAACGACATCGAGAACGTCGGGCACACCACGCGGCATCTGACCTTCTTCGAGATGCTGGGCAACTTCAGCTTCGGGGACTACTTCAAGGCCGAGATCATCCCGTGGGCGTACCAGCTGTCGACCGAGGGCTTCGGATTCGATCCCGAGCGCCTCTGGGCGACCGTCTACGACGAGGACGCTGAGGCCTTCGATCTCTGGGCGTCGCTGACCGACATCCCCCCCGAGCGCATCCAGCGGCGCGGCCGGGATGACAACTACTGGGACATGGGCGTCGCCGGCCCCTGCGGTCCGTGCAGCGAGATCTTCTTCGACCGCGGTCCCGAGCACGGTCCCGACGGTGGTCCAGTGGTCGACGAGACGAGGTTCCTCGAGTTCTGGAACCTGGTGTTCATGCAGTTCGAACAGGACGACGACGGCAACATCGTCGGCGAACTGCCTCGCAAGAACGTCGACACCGGCGTCGGGTTCGAGCGCCTGGCGATGCTGCTGCAGGGCGTGGCGAACGTGTTCGAGACGGATGTGATCCGCCCGATGCTGGAGCGTGCGTCGCAGCTGACCGGCGTGGGATACGGCACGGCGGAGAAGTCAAACATCAGCCTGCGGGTGATCGCAGACCACGCGCGCAGCTCGTCGTTCCTGATCGCCGACGGCGTCCTGCCGTCCAACGAGGCCCGTGGCTACATCCTGCGTCGCCTGCTGCGCCGCGCCGTTCGCCACCTGCGCCTGCTCGGCTCGGACAAGCCGATGCTGCCCGACATGGTGGTCTCGGTCATCGACACGCTCGGCGCGGCGTGGCCCGAGCTGGTCACCCAGCGCGAGCTGATCACGCGGGTCGCGGCGGCGGAGGAGGACAGCTTCGGACGGACGCTGCGCACCGGGATGGGCATGCTGTCGACCGCGATCGACGAGACGAAGCAGCGGGGTGAGCAGAAGCTGTCCGGGTCGACCGCCTTCAAGCTGCACGACACCTACGGCTTTCCGGTCGAGCTGACGCTGGAGATCGCCGCCGAGGAGGGCCTCGACCTCGACAGTGATGTGTTCGCGGCCGAGATGGAGGCGCAGCGTGAGCGTGCCAGGAGGGCGGCGCGGCGCGAGGACGGCGAGGGCCCGGACACCGACGCGTACCGGAGGGTGGCCCAGCAGAGCGCGGTCGACTTCGTCGGCTACGACCGCAGCGAGGCTGACGCGCCTGTCGCGGCACTGCTCGACCGCGCCGGCACCATCGAGCGCGCGCAGGAGGGCGACGAGGTCGAGGTGGTCCTGCCGGTCACGCCGTTCTACGCGGAGGGAGGCGGCCAGCTCGGCGATCACGGCGTCATCGAGACACCGACCGGGCGCCTGCAGGTCGTCGACACCGTCGAGCCGCTCGATGGGCTGATCGTGCATCGCGCGCGGGTCGACGCGGGCGAGGTGGCCGTCGGACAGGACGCGCACGCGCGCATCGACCGTGAGCGCCGAGCGGCGATCACGCGGGGCCACACAGCGACGCACATCCTGCACGCCACGCTCAAGGACGAGCTCGGCGAGCACGCGGCGCAAGCGGGGTCGGCCATCGACGCCGGCCGGTTCCGCTTCGACTTCCCCCACTTCTCCGCCGTCTCGGCCGACCAGCTGCAGCAGGTCGAGGCACGGGTCAACCGGCGCATCGCGCAGAGCCCGGACATCACCACCGAGATCATGAGCCACGCCGACGCGCGCCGCATCGGCGCGACCGCGCTGTTCGGCGAGAAGTACGGCGAGATCGTGCGGGTCGTGCGCATCGGTGACTTCTCGGCGGAGCTGTGCGGTGGCACCCACGTGCACCGCACCCCCGACATCGGGGTCTTCTCGATCCTGTCGGAGGGATCGATCGCCGCCAACCTGCGCCGCATCGAGGCCCTGACGGGCGCCGAGGCGCTCGCGCACCTGTCGCGAGAGCGCCTGGTCGCTGAGCAGGTCGCCCAGATGCTCAAGGTGTCCCCGGACGAGGTCGTCGAACGGGTCGCTGGGCTCATCGACCGCTTGCGAGCAGCAGAGAAGGAGCTTGTGCGCGTACGCCAGCAGGCGCTGCTGGCGGCCGCCGGCAGCCTCACCGAGGGCGCAGAGCGCGTCAACAGCGCCCAGGTGCTGGCGGCGGCGGTGCAGGGCGCGGACCGCGACGGCCTCAAGACGCTGGCGCTCGACCTGCGCCAGCGGCTCGGGGAATCGGTCGTCGTGCTCGGCGACGTCACCGAGGACGGCAAGGCGCAGCTGGTGGCCGCGGTGTCGGCGGGCCTGGTCGCGCGTGGCATCGAGGCCCGCGAGGTCCTACAGCCCGGTGCCCGCGTGGTCGGCGGCGGTGCCGGTGGACGCGGGGAGGTCGCGCAGGCGGGCGGTCGTGAGGGCGGTGCGCTGGCCGAGGCGCTGGACGTGTGCCGGCGGACGGCGCGCGAGCTGGTCGGGAGCCTGTCATAG
- the ruvX gene encoding Holliday junction resolvase RuvX, with protein MRALGVDLGTVRIGLALTDPSRSIASPYDTLPAGDVAADDWPRRIAATIAGVAAEVGADAIVIGLPRAMSGKDTAGAAGARRVADALRTATDASVHLWDERLSSVEAERMLIGAGRRRQQRRTARDRVAAAIILQSWLQANAPA; from the coding sequence ATGCGGGCGCTCGGCGTCGACCTGGGCACGGTGCGGATCGGCCTCGCGCTGACCGACCCGTCGCGGTCGATCGCCAGCCCCTACGACACGCTGCCCGCGGGTGACGTCGCAGCCGACGACTGGCCCCGGCGGATCGCGGCGACGATCGCGGGCGTGGCCGCCGAGGTCGGTGCGGACGCGATCGTGATCGGCCTGCCGCGGGCGATGTCGGGCAAGGACACGGCAGGCGCGGCCGGCGCGCGTCGTGTCGCGGACGCACTGCGCACCGCGACCGATGCGTCGGTGCACCTGTGGGATGAGCGCCTGAGCTCGGTCGAGGCCGAGCGCATGCTGATCGGCGCCGGACGGCGTCGCCAGCAGCGCAGGACGGCGCGGGACCGCGTCGCCGCCGCGATCATCCTGCAGTCGTGGTTGCAGGCGAACGCACCCGCATGA
- a CDS encoding shikimate dehydrogenase gives MTTAATALVCLLGDPVAHSKSPQLHTAAFAACGIDAVYVACAVRDARAAVDGLDVLGALGANITVPHKRAVWEHVRRRTSEAERIGAANTLFRDEGRWFADNTDAAGVHRVLVDDVELEPGAGVVLFGAGGAARAVAVALGRLGARVRVEARRAAPAADVQRVASDAGAGELPARATPQLIVNATPLGMHGERLPQRYHELHDGQAALDLVYGPSQTQFVADARARGLPAWDGLGMLVAQAGAAFERWTGRPAPLSAMRDAAVRP, from the coding sequence ATGACCACGGCCGCGACGGCGCTGGTGTGCCTGCTCGGGGATCCGGTGGCGCACAGCAAGTCCCCACAGCTGCACACCGCGGCGTTCGCGGCGTGCGGGATCGACGCGGTCTACGTGGCCTGTGCGGTGCGTGACGCGCGCGCCGCCGTCGACGGCCTCGACGTGCTCGGCGCACTCGGTGCGAACATCACCGTGCCCCACAAGCGTGCGGTGTGGGAGCACGTACGTCGGCGCACGTCCGAGGCGGAGCGCATCGGTGCAGCCAACACGCTGTTCCGCGACGAGGGGCGCTGGTTCGCCGACAACACCGACGCTGCCGGTGTGCACCGCGTCCTCGTCGACGACGTCGAGCTCGAGCCCGGCGCCGGCGTCGTGCTGTTCGGTGCGGGCGGGGCGGCGCGGGCGGTCGCCGTGGCGCTCGGGCGGCTCGGTGCCAGGGTGCGGGTGGAGGCGCGCAGGGCGGCGCCAGCCGCCGACGTGCAGCGCGTCGCGTCGGATGCCGGCGCCGGTGAGCTGCCTGCCCGCGCCACGCCGCAGCTGATCGTCAACGCCACGCCGCTGGGCATGCACGGTGAGCGTCTGCCGCAGCGGTACCACGAGCTGCACGACGGCCAGGCGGCCCTCGACCTGGTCTACGGGCCGTCGCAGACCCAGTTCGTCGCGGACGCACGGGCACGTGGACTCCCGGCGTGGGACGGGCTCGGGATGCTGGTCGCCCAGGCGGG
- the mltG gene encoding endolytic transglycosylase MltG: protein MALSTGSKVFGLLTLSIMGGLVYSLLQFGSGDGDDGTGDVVSVEIPEGVAAAEVGDILVDAGVVDNALSFQVKVRTDPRAEQIQPGTYELHTGMDNDAILDALTDEGEVVETSTVTIPEGLTVQQTLKRIADASPYRVKQLRRALAGVALPAWVPNDLPKDAEPFEGLLAPDTYEFRVDLNPQELLNRLVVETDDRMRSLDIRQRRFYRTLIIGSLIEREVRVPKERVTVSSVIQNRLDADRALQIDATVQYARGEAGTRVLTRDTDVRSPWNTYENVGLPPTPIAAPGMAALDAAANPADTDFTFYVVCDFDTGAHAFTDNFDDHRRNAARYRRLRAAQKGSYCADAA, encoded by the coding sequence ATGGCCCTGTCAACCGGCTCGAAGGTCTTCGGACTCCTCACGTTGTCGATCATGGGCGGCCTGGTCTACTCGCTGCTGCAGTTCGGCTCCGGCGATGGGGACGACGGAACCGGTGACGTGGTCAGCGTCGAGATCCCCGAGGGCGTCGCGGCCGCCGAGGTGGGCGACATCCTGGTCGACGCGGGTGTCGTGGACAACGCGTTGAGCTTCCAGGTGAAGGTGCGCACGGATCCGCGTGCGGAGCAGATCCAGCCGGGCACCTACGAGCTGCACACGGGCATGGACAACGACGCGATCCTCGACGCGCTGACTGACGAGGGCGAGGTCGTCGAGACGTCCACGGTCACCATCCCCGAGGGCCTGACGGTCCAACAGACGCTGAAGCGCATCGCCGACGCAAGCCCCTACCGGGTCAAGCAGCTGCGGCGCGCCCTGGCCGGCGTGGCCCTGCCCGCATGGGTGCCGAATGATCTACCGAAGGACGCCGAGCCGTTCGAGGGCCTGCTCGCACCCGACACGTACGAGTTCCGCGTCGACCTCAACCCGCAGGAGCTCCTCAACCGGCTCGTGGTCGAGACGGACGACCGGATGCGCAGCCTCGACATCCGTCAGCGGCGCTTCTACCGGACGCTGATCATCGGATCGCTCATCGAGCGGGAGGTCCGGGTCCCCAAGGAGCGGGTGACCGTCAGCTCGGTGATCCAGAACCGACTCGACGCCGATCGGGCGCTGCAGATCGACGCGACCGTGCAGTACGCGCGCGGTGAAGCCGGCACGCGCGTGCTGACCCGCGACACCGACGTCAGGTCGCCGTGGAACACCTACGAGAACGTCGGGCTGCCGCCGACGCCGATCGCCGCGCCCGGCATGGCGGCGCTCGATGCGGCCGCGAACCCGGCCGACACGGACTTCACGTTCTACGTCGTCTGTGACTTCGACACGGGGGCGCACGCCTTCACCGACAACTTCGACGACCACCGGCGCAACGCGGCGCGGTACCGGCGGCTCCGTGCGGCCCAGAAGGGGTCCTACTGCGCCGACGCCGCGTGA